A DNA window from Anas acuta chromosome 4, bAnaAcu1.1, whole genome shotgun sequence contains the following coding sequences:
- the TNIP2 gene encoding TNFAIP3-interacting protein 2, with amino-acid sequence MHLAGLLLAPEEREKKGQRRERGSSPPAMCSVSEGSSTDPLVARFRQVEETLEKLHRENRSLKSKVPRYNALCTLYHESVQQLKHLQLQLAAKDATIRELRSGLARQQPAEPGAEPARSLVDSLLEQLGQARQQLRDSERLSAQKMETLSQEVQKLNQQLEEKNGEIQQMINQPPYEKEREILRLQKSLAEREKAQATSDVLCRSLTDETHQLQRKLASTAEMCQHLAKCLEEKQRKEKGNSDDQIATESSNQVLDNETSLQTLICKLQDENRMLKQKVAHVEDLNAKWQKYDASRDEYVKRLHLQLKELKSQLEQQHGVASAQTNSELMQKEIFRLNKLLEEKMNECIKTRRELEDVKKASEGDTERIQMLEQQVLVYKDDFTSERSDRERAQSKIQELQLEVACLQHQLARRQDSRDTSTHFRVHVGNQNHTHVQTSTEHLRGNSPGQTGTRKTPSQSEQTSPPGDNGNSGAEGRGQGELRCPHCMRFFNDELSDEFLKHVTECCQ; translated from the exons ATGCACCTGGCCGGGTTGTTGCTCGCCCcggaggagagagagaagaaggggCAGCGCCGCGAGCGAGGCTCGTCCCCCCCCGCCATGTGCTCGGTGAGCGAGGGCAGCAGCACGGACCCGCTGGTGGCTCGCTTCAGGCAGGTGGAGGAGACGCTGGAGAAGCTGCACCGCGAGAACAGGAGCCTGAAGAGCAAAGTGCCCCGCTACAACGCGCTCTGCACCTTGTACCACGAGTCGGTCCAGCAGCTGAagcacctgcagctgcagctggccgCCAAGGACGCGACGATCCGGGAGCTGAGGAGCGGGCTGGCCCGCCAGCAGCCCGCCGAGCCGGGGGCCGAGCCCGCCCGCTCGCTGGTGGAcagcctgctggagcagctgggccAGGCCCGGCAGCAGCTGCGGGACAGCGAGAGGCTCTCGGCGCAGAAAATGGAGACCCTGAGCCAG GAAGTGCAGAAGTTGAATCAGCAActagaggagaaaaatggagaGATACAGCAGATGATAAATCAGCCTCCAtatgaaaaggagagagaaatctTACGACTTCAGAAGAGCTTGGCAGAGCGGGAGAAGGCTCAAGCCACCAGTGATGTTCTGTGCCGTTCACTCACTGATGAAACCCACCAACTTCAACGCAAATTAGCGTCCACAGCAGAAATGTGTCAACATCTGGCAAAATGTCtagaagagaagcaaagaaaagagaaggggaaTTCAGATGACCAGATTGCTACTGAAAGTTCTAATCAG GTGTTAGACAATGAAACCTCACTTCAAACCCTTATCTGCAAGCTGCAAGATGAAAACagaatgttaaaacaaaaagtagCACAC GTGGAAGACTTAAATGCAAAATGGCAGAAATACGATGCCAGCAGGGATGAGTATGTGAAGCGGCTCCACCTGCAGCTAAAAGAGCTCAAgtcccagctggagcagcagcacggtgtAGCTTCAGCACAAACCAATTCCGAGCTGATGCAGAAGGAGATATTCCGGTTAAACAAgctactggaagaaaaaatgaatgagtGCATCAAAACAAGGAGGGAATTAGAAGATGTGAAGAAGGCTAGTGAAGGAGACACTGAGCGCATACAAATGCTGGAGCAACAG GTCCTGGTTTACAAAGACGATTTCACATCTGAGAGATCAGACAGAGAACGAGCACAGAGTAAAATACAAGAGCTTCAGCTAGAAGTCGCATGTCTGCAACACCAGCTGGCAAGACGACAG gACTCAAGAGATACAAGTACTCATTTCCGAGTTCACGTTGGTAACCAAAATCATACGCATGTACAGACGAGCACTGAGCATCTACGAGGCAACAGCCCGGGCCAGACAGGCACGAGAAAAACACCTTCACAGTCTGAACAGACTTCTCCACCTGGAGACAATGGAAACTcaggagcagagggcaggggacAGGGTGAACTTCGATGCCCTCACTGTATGAGGTTTTTCAACGATGAACTCAGTGATGAATTTCTCAAGCACGTTACTGAATGTTGTCAGTGA